Below is a genomic region from Jiangella gansuensis DSM 44835.
TCAACGCCGGCGACGGCACCCACGAGCACCCGACCCAGGCGCTGCTCGACGCGTTCACCATGCGCCGGCACCTGGGGGAGCTGTCCGGCAAACGCATCGTCATCGTCGGCGACGTCCTGCACAGCCGGGTCGCCCGCAGCAACGTCCTGCTGCTGGCGACGCTCGGGGCGACGGTCACGCTGGTGGCGCCGCCGACCCTGCTGCCCATGGGCGTCGAGCAGTGGCCCTGCGAGGTCACCTTCGATCTCGACGCCGCGCTGAGCGGCGCCGACGCCGTCATGATGCTGCGGGTGCAGAGCGAGCGCATGAAGGACGCGTTCTTCCCGTCCGCCCGTGAGTACAGCCGCCGGTACGGTCTGGACGCCCGCCGGCAGGCGCTGATGCCGCCGGAGGCGCTCGTGCTGCACCCGGGCCCGATGAACCGCGGCATGGAGATCACCGCCGAGGTGGCCGACAGCGACCGATCGGTCATCGTCGAGCAGGTCACCAACGGCGTGTACGTGCGCATGGCGGCCCTGTACCTGATGCTGGCCGGCACCGCCGGAACGACGACCCCGGAGGAGGCGGCGTGACCCCGAGCGCGTCCACGAGCGCGACCCCGACCCTGATCCGCAACGTCCGCGTGCTCGGCGGCGAGCCGCAGGACCTGCTGCTGCGCGACGGCGTCATCGCCTCCGTCGGCACCGCGCCCGACGAGGCTGACCGGGCCGGCGACATCACCATCGTCGACGGCACCGGGCTGGTCGCGCTGCCCGGGCTGGTCGACCTCCACACCCACCTGCGCGAACCCGGCCGCGAGGACGCGGAGACGGTCGAGACGGGCACTCTGGCCGCGGCCCGGGGCGGCTTCACCGCCGTTCACGCGATGGCCAACACCGACCCGGTCGCCGATACCGCGGGCGTCGTCGAACAGGTCTGGCGGCTGGGCCGCGAGGCCGGGCACGCCGACGTGCGTCCTGTCGGCGCCGTCACCGTCGGGCTTCAAGGCGAACGACTGGCGGAACTCGGCGCGATGGCCGACTCCGCGGCCGGCGTGCGGGTCTTCTCCGACGACGGCGTCTGCGTCTCCGACGCGGTGCTGATGCGCCGGGCGCTGGAGTACGTGAAGGCCTTCGACGGCGTCATCGCCCAGCACGCGCAGGAGCCGCGGCTGACCGAGGGCGCCACCATGAACGAGGGTGAGCTCTCCGGCCGACTGGGGCTGCGGGGCTGGCCGTCGGTGGCGGAAGAGGCCATCGTGGCCCGCGACGTACTCCTGGCCGCCCACGTCGGGTCGCGGGTGCACATCTGCCACCTGTCCACCCGCGGGTCGGTCGAGATCGTCCGGCTGGCCAAGCAGCGCGGGCTGCCGGTCACCGCCGAGGTCACCCCGCACCACCTGCTGCTGACCGACGAGCTGGTGGCCACTTACGACCCGCGCTACAAGGTCAACCCGCCGCTGCGCTCCGCCGACGACGTCGCCGCGCTGCGGGAGGCGCTGGCCGACGGCACCATCGACATCGTCGCCACCGACCACGCGCCGCACCCGCTCGAGGCCAAGGACTGCGAGTGGGACGTCGCCGCGTTCGGCATGCTGGGGCTGGAGACCGCGCTGTCGGTCGTCCAGCACACCATGGTGGACACCGGGCTGCTGGACTGGGCCGGCGTGGCCGAGCGGATGTCGGCGGCACCGGCGCGCATCGGCCGCTGCGACACCGGCGAGCTCCCGCACGGGCGACCGCTCGCCGAAGGGGAGCCGGCCAACGTCGTACTGATCGACCCGTCCGCCTCGGCGACCGTGGACCCGGCGGCATCGGCGTCGCTGTCCCGGAACATGCCGTACGAGGGCATGAAACTGCCGGGCGCCGTCGTCGCCACGTTCCTGCGCGGCCGCCCGACCCATGTGACAGGGGGACTGCTGTGACCACCCGCCCACCCGCCCTGCTGGTGCTCGAGGACGGCCGGACGTTCCGCGGCCACTCCTACGGGGCCACGGGCGAGACGTTCGGCGAGGCCGTCTTCTCCACCGGCATGACCGGCTACCAGGAGACGCTGACCGACCCGTCCTACCACCGTCAGGTGGTGGTGCAGACGGCGCCGCACATCGGCAACACCGGGGTCAACGACGACGACCCC
It encodes:
- a CDS encoding aspartate carbamoyltransferase catalytic subunit, which produces MIRHLLSAGDLSREDATLVLDTAEEMARLTEGRAVKKLPALRGRTVVNLFFEDSTRTRTSFELAAKRLSADVVNFSAKGSSLSKGESLKDTALTLEAMGADGVVVRHSASGAPYRLATSGWINASVLNAGDGTHEHPTQALLDAFTMRRHLGELSGKRIVIVGDVLHSRVARSNVLLLATLGATVTLVAPPTLLPMGVEQWPCEVTFDLDAALSGADAVMMLRVQSERMKDAFFPSAREYSRRYGLDARRQALMPPEALVLHPGPMNRGMEITAEVADSDRSVIVEQVTNGVYVRMAALYLMLAGTAGTTTPEEAA
- a CDS encoding dihydroorotase; the protein is MTPSASTSATPTLIRNVRVLGGEPQDLLLRDGVIASVGTAPDEADRAGDITIVDGTGLVALPGLVDLHTHLREPGREDAETVETGTLAAARGGFTAVHAMANTDPVADTAGVVEQVWRLGREAGHADVRPVGAVTVGLQGERLAELGAMADSAAGVRVFSDDGVCVSDAVLMRRALEYVKAFDGVIAQHAQEPRLTEGATMNEGELSGRLGLRGWPSVAEEAIVARDVLLAAHVGSRVHICHLSTRGSVEIVRLAKQRGLPVTAEVTPHHLLLTDELVATYDPRYKVNPPLRSADDVAALREALADGTIDIVATDHAPHPLEAKDCEWDVAAFGMLGLETALSVVQHTMVDTGLLDWAGVAERMSAAPARIGRCDTGELPHGRPLAEGEPANVVLIDPSASATVDPAASASLSRNMPYEGMKLPGAVVATFLRGRPTHVTGGLL